The proteins below come from a single Pseudomonadota bacterium genomic window:
- a CDS encoding superoxide dismutase, Ni: protein MKKQSMSILLCLLVSLAYSTVVWGHCEVPCGIYDDKMRIAMLREHADTIEKAMKQVVEIKKEKDHNANQLVRWVMNKEKHAEEFQQIVSQYFLTQRIKPGDEKYEQKLAALHKLLVFAMKCKQTTELDNVTTLRGLISDFEGLYFSMK, encoded by the coding sequence ATGAAAAAACAAAGTATGTCGATTTTGTTATGTCTGTTAGTTTCTCTTGCTTACTCAACGGTGGTATGGGGTCATTGTGAAGTGCCCTGTGGAATATATGATGACAAGATGCGAATTGCAATGCTCAGAGAACATGCGGACACCATCGAAAAGGCAATGAAGCAGGTTGTGGAAATTAAGAAGGAAAAGGATCATAACGCCAATCAACTGGTACGTTGGGTGATGAACAAGGAAAAGCATGCGGAAGAGTTTCAGCAAATCGTTTCTCAGTATTTTCTTACGCAAAGGATCAAGCCGGGCGATGAGAAATATGAGCAAAAACTTGCAGCGCTTCATAAATTGCTGGTCTTTGCCATGAAATGCAAACAGACAACCGAGCTTGATAATGTAACGACTCTGCGGGGACTTATCAGTGATTTTGAAGGATTATATTTTAGTATGAAATAA
- a CDS encoding polymer-forming cytoskeletal protein, translated as MGLFKNGGNKTVPNSINTAERDAITSIIDKNMTIVGDITFSGKARVDGRIEGTVRGEYLILSETGSIKGDIDAGTVACYGKIEGNIKTDKFYARNPTHVTGKLETGDLTVESGATINGEIRAAIKKLSVVTGGGQTEADKNKTSSQY; from the coding sequence ATGGGCCTATTTAAGAATGGGGGAAACAAGACTGTCCCCAACTCGATTAATACGGCTGAACGTGACGCGATAACCAGCATCATAGACAAGAATATGACAATTGTCGGAGACATAACTTTTTCCGGAAAGGCAAGGGTTGACGGCAGGATCGAAGGAACTGTCCGTGGTGAATACCTTATCCTCAGCGAAACCGGCTCTATCAAGGGGGATATCGACGCCGGAACCGTTGCCTGTTACGGCAAAATAGAAGGAAACATTAAAACCGACAAATTTTATGCTAGAAACCCTACCCATGTCACCGGCAAGCTTGAAACTGGTGATTTAACCGTTGAATCAGGAGCCACGATCAATGGCGAAATCAGGGCCGCTATCAAAAAACTGAGTGTTGTGACAGGCGGCGGACAGACTGAAGCGGACAAAAACAAGACGTCATCACAATATTAA
- a CDS encoding M23 family metallopeptidase produces the protein MKKKLHIIITGEEGEAKTFVISKLRLKALLNFTLATFFILSLLSFASINLFMKGSELESTVHTLKTTLQTTQKSNFSLQEKVTTLDKEKEELLNGAVNELNKKSKLIESVLSTVGIAPKTKESKENSGGPFTRLPVQNAEDILFTAEHYLETIQSIPLGPPFRGIITSKFGRRVDPLNGQPAFHEGIDIRGKMGTPIKATANGKVLTRGYNSGYGWFLVIDHNNGFRSKFCHLKKILVQQGETITRGQKIALLGNSGRSTGPHLHYEIHNDDKIINPTKFLTIANYIK, from the coding sequence ATGAAAAAAAAACTTCACATCATCATCACCGGCGAGGAAGGCGAAGCTAAAACTTTTGTCATTTCAAAGCTTCGCCTCAAGGCACTCCTCAATTTCACCCTTGCTACTTTTTTCATCCTTTCTCTCTTGAGCTTTGCAAGCATAAATCTTTTCATGAAGGGCTCAGAGCTTGAATCAACCGTCCATACTCTTAAAACCACTCTTCAAACCACCCAGAAAAGCAACTTTTCCCTGCAAGAAAAAGTCACGACCCTGGACAAAGAAAAAGAAGAGCTATTGAACGGCGCGGTTAATGAACTGAACAAAAAAAGTAAACTCATTGAGTCGGTATTGTCCACTGTAGGCATTGCGCCGAAAACCAAAGAAAGCAAAGAAAACAGCGGCGGCCCCTTTACCCGGCTTCCCGTCCAAAATGCCGAAGACATTCTTTTTACCGCAGAACATTACCTGGAAACCATCCAATCCATCCCTTTAGGACCTCCGTTTCGAGGGATAATCACTTCAAAATTTGGAAGACGGGTAGACCCATTAAATGGCCAGCCTGCATTCCATGAAGGAATCGATATCCGCGGCAAAATGGGCACACCCATAAAAGCCACCGCCAACGGCAAGGTATTAACCCGCGGTTACAATAGCGGTTATGGCTGGTTTCTGGTTATTGATCACAACAACGGCTTTCGATCAAAATTTTGTCATCTCAAAAAAATTCTAGTCCAACAAGGTGAAACAATTACCCGTGGCCAGAAAATCGCCCTTCTCGGCAACAGCGGCAGAAGCACCGGACCGCACCTCCATTATGAAATCCATAATGACGATAAAATAATAAATCCCACAAAATTCTTAACAATCGCCAACTACATTAAATAA
- a CDS encoding DUF3187 family protein — MISFFTLCVSAIFAEQCLSPFNVTKSLLIISAINALVFLTFSQVRGDTAFYSRNQNPFIQVFGLPAAESAALTEKNQIDGRVVLDLANNFSLGVTDNERIILDGESNRITCAFRYGLTESVELGFDIPYISHERGTLDNFISDWHDFFGLPDGDRDNRNPKLLEYEYEKNGDVLHRTDSASHGLGDIFVSSAFLLYGNKAQSRNISLRLSLKLPTGSSEDLHGSGGTDFSWRLAADDALSLSSWKITYWGSAGLLFLGKGDVLEEIRNDLVGFGSMGAGWKIFDWAHLKLQLDGHTAVFDSALEELGDGAVQLNMGTTIHFDHDLSLDLNVIEDIMVNSSPDVVFHVAIRKKL, encoded by the coding sequence TTGATTTCCTTTTTTACCCTTTGTGTGTCTGCAATCTTTGCTGAGCAATGCCTCTCCCCATTTAACGTGACAAAAAGCCTGCTGATCATCAGCGCAATCAATGCGCTTGTCTTCCTGACATTTTCACAAGTTCGGGGAGACACTGCCTTTTATTCCAGAAACCAGAACCCCTTTATCCAGGTTTTCGGCCTTCCAGCCGCAGAATCCGCCGCGTTGACAGAGAAAAATCAAATTGACGGCCGGGTGGTGCTCGACCTTGCCAATAATTTTTCTCTGGGCGTCACAGACAATGAACGGATAATTCTCGACGGCGAGTCCAACAGGATCACCTGCGCTTTCCGGTATGGTTTAACTGAAAGCGTCGAGCTTGGCTTTGATATACCCTATATTTCACATGAAAGAGGTACGCTTGATAACTTCATATCAGACTGGCATGACTTTTTCGGTCTCCCTGATGGTGATCGCGACAACCGGAACCCCAAATTACTTGAATACGAATACGAAAAAAACGGGGATGTCCTCCATAGAACAGACAGCGCATCCCATGGACTCGGTGACATCTTTGTCTCAAGCGCCTTCCTGCTTTACGGCAACAAAGCCCAGAGCCGCAATATTTCCCTGCGTCTCTCGCTCAAACTCCCCACTGGTTCAAGTGAGGATCTCCACGGCAGCGGCGGTACTGATTTTTCCTGGCGCCTTGCCGCAGACGATGCCCTTTCCCTCTCTTCCTGGAAGATAACCTATTGGGGATCTGCAGGCCTGTTGTTCCTCGGCAAAGGAGATGTGCTTGAGGAAATCAGAAACGATCTGGTTGGCTTCGGCAGCATGGGAGCCGGGTGGAAAATATTTGACTGGGCGCACCTTAAGCTACAGCTTGATGGTCATACCGCTGTATTTGACAGTGCACTTGAGGAACTGGGGGATGGTGCGGTCCAATTGAACATGGGTACAACAATTCATTTTGACCATGACCTCTCCCTGGATTTAAATGTTATAGAAGATATCATGGTCAACTCAAGCCCTGACGTAGTCTTCCACGTGGCTATTCGCAAAAAACTTTAG
- a CDS encoding diguanylate cyclase — protein MENNNDNTPETFAGLKSYRIKVLLIDDQQIIAEAVRRSLDGEKDIDFHYCQDPTKAINMAMELKPTLILQDLVMPEIDGLMMVRFFRVNPITSKVPIIVLSTKEEPEIKSEAFTVGANDYLVKLPDKVELIARIRYHSQSYINQIQKDEAFEALRKSQQQLAEANKTLQKLSSLDGLTGIANRRHFDEVLSQEWMRSMRYERQLSLILLDIDFFKLYNDNYGHQKGDECLKQVAASLEKSITRETDMIARYGGEEFVAVLPETGEKGAWKIAETMRENIQNMKILHEKSKVNDFVSVSLGVCTTIPIQDSKPEALIEAADQALYAAKEEGRNRVITGKMS, from the coding sequence ATGGAAAATAATAACGATAATACACCCGAGACTTTCGCAGGGCTCAAATCCTATCGGATCAAAGTTCTGCTGATTGACGATCAGCAGATTATCGCCGAAGCCGTCCGCCGCAGTCTGGACGGGGAGAAAGATATAGATTTTCATTACTGCCAGGATCCCACCAAGGCCATAAACATGGCCATGGAACTCAAACCGACACTTATCCTTCAAGACTTGGTCATGCCTGAAATTGACGGCCTGATGATGGTCCGTTTCTTTCGAGTGAATCCCATAACCTCAAAAGTCCCGATCATTGTCCTTTCAACCAAGGAGGAACCCGAAATCAAAAGCGAGGCCTTTACCGTCGGTGCCAATGATTATCTGGTAAAACTCCCGGACAAGGTCGAACTCATCGCCCGAATCCGCTACCACTCACAATCCTATATCAACCAGATACAGAAGGATGAAGCATTTGAGGCCCTTCGCAAAAGTCAGCAGCAACTTGCCGAGGCCAACAAGACCCTCCAGAAGCTTTCTTCCCTTGACGGTCTTACCGGAATTGCCAACCGCAGACATTTTGATGAGGTTCTTAGTCAGGAGTGGATGCGCTCCATGAGATATGAACGCCAACTCTCACTCATTCTCCTCGATATAGATTTTTTCAAACTCTATAACGACAATTACGGTCACCAGAAAGGCGATGAATGCCTGAAACAGGTTGCCGCAAGCCTTGAAAAATCCATCACCCGAGAAACAGACATGATCGCCCGCTATGGTGGTGAAGAATTTGTCGCCGTGCTGCCCGAAACCGGGGAGAAGGGAGCTTGGAAAATAGCTGAAACCATGCGGGAAAACATCCAGAACATGAAAATTCTGCATGAGAAATCCAAGGTAAACGACTTTGTCAGTGTCAGTCTCGGCGTATGCACGACAATACCCATTCAGGACTCCAAACCCGAAGCGCTTATTGAAGCTGCCGATCAGGCTCTTTATGCGGCTAAAGAAGAAGGAAGAAACCGGGTGATAACCGGCAAGATGAGTTGA
- a CDS encoding chemotaxis response regulator protein-glutamate methylesterase: MRIGIANDLELAIESLKSALSSVPEYSIAWIARDGLEAVKLCREDTPDLILMDLMMPKMNGVEATRKIMKTTPCAILIVTASVGLRSSMVFEAMGAGALDAVSTPVFGETGKKNSVKELLQKASSINKLIGSLPRKKITPPTIKVQPTDFKNNRLVVIGCSTGGPQALVKILSDIPADCPASFVVIQHMNEKFTPDMVNWLNSKTKLSVNLLKEGDQPRPGVVLFPCTEVHAVINSNNRITYSKGDKENFYHPSVDVFFNSVARNWHGNCIGVLLTGMGRDGAEGLLALRMRGWHTIAQDEASSVVFGMPKAAIELGAAEKVLPLDEIGATITNLVGTK; this comes from the coding sequence GTGAGAATAGGTATTGCAAATGATTTAGAACTGGCCATTGAAAGCCTTAAATCCGCCCTTTCCTCTGTTCCGGAGTACTCCATAGCATGGATTGCACGAGATGGCCTGGAAGCAGTCAAGCTTTGCAGGGAAGATACACCCGATCTGATTCTCATGGACCTGATGATGCCCAAGATGAACGGGGTTGAAGCAACCCGCAAGATCATGAAGACAACGCCCTGCGCAATCCTCATTGTTACCGCTTCGGTGGGTCTCAGGTCTTCCATGGTGTTTGAGGCTATGGGCGCCGGCGCTCTTGATGCAGTATCAACCCCGGTCTTCGGTGAAACAGGCAAGAAAAACAGTGTCAAAGAACTTCTCCAGAAAGCTTCAAGCATTAATAAATTGATCGGCTCCCTTCCCAGAAAAAAGATCACCCCACCGACCATTAAAGTTCAACCGACAGATTTCAAAAACAACCGGCTGGTTGTTATCGGATGCTCAACGGGCGGGCCACAGGCACTGGTTAAAATCCTTTCGGATATTCCCGCCGATTGTCCGGCATCTTTTGTCGTCATCCAGCACATGAATGAAAAATTCACCCCTGATATGGTAAATTGGCTGAACAGCAAAACCAAGTTGTCGGTAAACCTTTTAAAGGAGGGTGATCAACCAAGGCCGGGTGTTGTTCTTTTTCCCTGCACAGAGGTTCATGCAGTGATAAACTCCAACAATCGCATCACCTATTCAAAGGGCGATAAAGAAAATTTCTATCACCCTTCCGTTGATGTCTTCTTCAACAGCGTTGCCAGGAACTGGCATGGGAACTGTATCGGTGTTTTATTGACCGGTATGGGCCGCGACGGCGCAGAAGGCCTGCTTGCCCTGAGAATGCGTGGCTGGCATACCATAGCGCAGGACGAAGCAAGTTCCGTGGTTTTCGGCATGCCGAAAGCAGCCATAGAACTGGGCGCAGCGGAAAAAGTATTGCCTCTTGATGAAATTGGTGCAACTATAACGAATCTTGTTGGTACAAAGTGA
- a CDS encoding hybrid sensor histidine kinase/response regulator, with protein MTQGNGNDFSNMSMMDLFRMEAENHCAALSEDLLALEQSPADDELLESLMRASHSIKGAARIVNLNQAVLVAHAMEDVFVAAQKGEISLAKQSIDILLHGLDFINDIAKVADDGLDNWNTENKDRTESLTNNLTAIAKQETPASEKKTPATKTPDKKIEQKPEPQSAKPVSSGSLSDMSMMDLFRMEAENHCAALSEDLLALEQSPADDELLESLMRASHSIKGAARIVNLNQAVLVAHAMEDVFVAAQKGKITLGEQSIDFLLQGLDFINDIAKMPDDGLDNWNTENKDRTDSLTNNLTAIARQETPTPEKKAPATKASDKTIEKKTRSQPQETPEKQTSPEPPEVKPTLKTKPAPSADRALRVSSEGMNRLMGLAGEVQVESRWLPSFSMRILRLKNKQDQLHRLYESRRFDIKSESLGSRGEKTFKELQLKLEECRLLLNDYIAECEDHSRRGTEIAHRLYHEVLANRMRPFSEGVRGFPRMVRDLSHELGKDIHFEIIGPETMVDRDILEKIESPLNHLIRNSIDHGIESPEERLSSGKPSSAKIRLEARHSSGMLNITISDDGRGVDYEKIRQSIIEKNMTSREMAEDLKESELMDFLFLPNFSTRKKVSKVSGRGVGLDVVHSVVHEVRGVVRATSVLGKGTSFEMQLPLTLSVLRAMLVDICNEPYAFPLMSIDHVIKLPETEIKEVEGRQYFTLSDKRIGLLSARQILKKADAQNKDDELLIVIISDRLNQYGLIVDKFIGIHDLVVQTLDPRLGKIRDISAAAILEDGSPVLILDVEDLVRSMDNLISDNRLKRVVHLDALSEDRAVKRILVADDSITVREVERKMLSAKGYEVDVAVDGMDAWNAVREREYDLVVTDVDMPRMNGIELVNLIKKDPQLRSIPIIIVSYKDREEDRNRGLEAGADYYLTKGSFQDETLVNAVDDLIGAPEF; from the coding sequence ATGACCCAAGGAAACGGTAACGACTTCAGCAATATGTCAATGATGGACCTCTTCCGCATGGAGGCGGAGAATCATTGCGCAGCTCTTTCAGAAGACCTTCTTGCCCTGGAACAGTCTCCTGCTGACGATGAACTTCTGGAATCCCTGATGCGGGCCTCTCATTCCATTAAAGGTGCAGCCAGGATCGTCAACCTCAATCAGGCAGTCCTTGTCGCCCATGCAATGGAAGATGTTTTTGTCGCCGCCCAGAAAGGGGAAATCTCCCTGGCCAAACAGAGCATCGACATCCTGCTCCATGGCCTGGACTTTATCAATGATATCGCCAAGGTGGCCGATGACGGGCTGGACAACTGGAATACGGAAAACAAAGACAGGACGGAATCATTAACCAATAATCTTACCGCTATAGCAAAGCAGGAAACTCCGGCTTCCGAGAAAAAAACACCGGCCACAAAGACTCCAGATAAAAAAATCGAACAAAAGCCGGAGCCTCAATCGGCAAAGCCTGTTTCAAGCGGCTCCCTTTCAGACATGTCGATGATGGACCTCTTCCGCATGGAGGCGGAGAATCATTGCGCAGCTCTTTCAGAAGACCTTCTTGCCCTGGAACAATCTCCTGCTGACGATGAACTTCTGGAATCCCTGATGCGGGCCTCTCATTCCATTAAAGGTGCCGCCAGGATCGTCAATCTCAATCAGGCCGTCCTTGTCGCCCATGCAATGGAAGATGTTTTTGTCGCCGCCCAGAAAGGGAAAATCACCCTGGGCGAACAGAGCATCGACTTCCTGCTTCAGGGATTGGACTTTATCAATGATATCGCCAAGATGCCCGATGACGGGCTGGACAACTGGAATACGGAAAACAAAGACAGAACGGATTCATTAACCAATAATCTTACCGCTATAGCCAGGCAGGAAACTCCGACTCCAGAGAAAAAAGCACCGGCCACAAAAGCTTCCGATAAAACAATCGAAAAAAAGACACGGTCTCAACCACAGGAAACCCCGGAAAAACAAACATCCCCTGAACCACCTGAAGTCAAGCCCACACTAAAAACAAAACCGGCACCAAGCGCCGACCGGGCATTAAGGGTTTCCTCCGAGGGCATGAACCGTCTGATGGGTCTTGCAGGCGAAGTCCAGGTTGAATCCCGCTGGCTTCCTTCTTTTTCAATGCGGATACTTCGTCTCAAAAACAAACAGGACCAGTTACATCGCCTCTATGAATCCAGAAGGTTCGACATCAAATCCGAAAGTCTTGGCTCTCGTGGAGAAAAAACATTCAAGGAACTTCAGCTTAAACTTGAAGAGTGCCGATTGCTGCTGAATGACTACATTGCAGAGTGTGAGGACCACTCCAGGCGCGGCACCGAAATAGCCCATCGGCTATACCATGAAGTACTTGCCAACCGGATGAGGCCATTTTCTGAAGGTGTCCGCGGATTTCCCCGCATGGTAAGAGACCTTTCCCATGAACTGGGCAAAGACATCCATTTTGAAATAATCGGTCCGGAAACCATGGTCGACCGCGACATCCTGGAAAAAATCGAATCGCCGCTCAACCATCTGATCCGCAATTCCATTGACCACGGCATCGAATCACCGGAAGAACGCCTATCATCAGGAAAACCTTCATCCGCAAAAATTCGTCTTGAGGCCAGGCACAGTTCCGGGATGCTCAATATTACGATTTCCGATGACGGTCGGGGTGTGGACTATGAAAAAATCCGTCAGTCAATTATCGAAAAAAATATGACATCCCGTGAAATGGCCGAGGACTTGAAAGAATCCGAGCTGATGGATTTTCTTTTCCTGCCGAATTTCAGTACCCGCAAGAAAGTCAGCAAGGTCTCCGGTCGGGGTGTTGGACTGGATGTGGTTCACAGCGTTGTCCATGAAGTACGTGGCGTCGTCAGGGCAACTTCGGTGCTGGGCAAAGGCACGAGTTTTGAAATGCAGCTTCCCCTGACCCTTTCGGTTTTGCGTGCCATGCTTGTAGACATCTGTAATGAACCCTACGCATTTCCCCTCATGTCTATTGATCATGTCATCAAGCTTCCTGAAACGGAAATTAAAGAAGTTGAGGGACGCCAGTATTTCACCCTGTCGGATAAGAGAATCGGACTCCTTTCAGCCCGGCAGATCCTCAAAAAAGCCGATGCTCAGAACAAAGATGATGAACTCCTTATTGTAATAATCAGCGACCGCTTAAACCAGTATGGCCTGATCGTCGATAAATTCATCGGTATCCATGACCTCGTTGTCCAAACGCTGGATCCACGACTCGGAAAAATCAGAGACATCAGCGCCGCAGCGATCCTGGAAGACGGTTCGCCAGTGCTCATCCTTGATGTTGAAGACCTTGTCCGATCCATGGATAACCTCATTTCAGATAACCGTCTCAAACGTGTCGTCCACCTGGATGCATTAAGTGAAGACCGGGCGGTCAAGCGTATCCTTGTTGCTGATGATTCGATCACTGTCCGTGAAGTGGAACGTAAAATGTTGAGCGCCAAAGGCTATGAGGTGGATGTGGCAGTCGATGGAATGGACGCCTGGAACGCTGTACGCGAAAGGGAATACGATCTGGTGGTCACCGATGTCGATATGCCGCGCATGAACGGAATTGAACTGGTCAATCTGATTAAAAAAGATCCTCAGTTACGATCGATTCCGATTATCATCGTCTCTTACAAGGATCGTGAAGAAGACCGCAACCGGGGGCTTGAAGCAGGCGCTGATTATTATCTCACCAAGGGAAGCTTCCAGGACGAAACCCTGGTAAACGCTGTTGATGACCTGATTGGTGCCCCTGAGTTCTGA